The region CTAGGTGCTGATCGTGCGATTCATGTTCAAACTGACGAAGAGTTAGTGCCATTATCAATTGCTAAAATTTTAAAAGCTGTCCAAGAGAAAGAGCAAGCTGATTTAGTGATTTTTGGTAAGCAATCAATTGATGGCGATAATAACCAAACGGGTCAAATGCTAGCGGCGTTAACGAATATGCCTCAGGCAACGTTTGCATCAGAGTTAACATTAACTGCAGACTCTGCTGAAGTTATTCGTGAAGTTGATGGTGGCTTACAGACGTTAAAAATGCCTTTACCTGCCGTTGTTACTGCTGATTTGCGTTTAAATGAACCTCGTTATGCTTCTTTACCAAATATTATGAAAGCAAAGCGTAAACCATTAGAGACACTTTCAATTGATGATTTAGGCGTTAGCTTAAAAGCACATCAAACAATTATTAAAGTCACTCCTCCTGCTGAGCGTAAAGCTGGCATCATGGTGAGCTCTGTGGCTGAGCTAGTTGAAAAGTTAAAAACTGAAGCGAAGGTGATCTAATTATGACTATTTTAGTATTAGCTGAACATGATAATGCGAGCTTAAAATTAGATACAGCGAAAGCGGTTAGCGCAGCCGTTGCTATTGGTGGCGATGTGCACGTATTAGTTGCGGGTAGCGATTGCGCTGCCGCTGTTACTGCAGCTCAAGCAATAACAGGTGTGAGTAAAGTATTAGTTGCTGATAACGCAGTATATAAAGAGCAACTTGCAGAAAGCCTTTCACAATTAGTTGTGAACCTTGCTGGCAATTATGAGCATATTATTTCTGCGGCTAGCAGCGTTGGTAAAGATACGTTACCAAGAGTGGCGGCATTATTAGATGTAGCTCAAATATCAGAAGTGATTGAAGTGGTTAGCGCTGATACCTTTGTGCGTCCTATTTATGCGGGTTCTGCATTAGCGACAGTTCAGAGTTTAGATGCTAAGAAAGTGCTAACGGTGAGAACCAGTGCATTTGATGCCGCAAGCAATGATGGCTCAGCAGAAGCGGTAAACGTTGATTTTGTAGCAACAACAAGTACAGAGTTTGTTTCTCAGACATTGACTGTCTCAGAGCGTCCAGAGCTGGGTAGTGCTGGTGTGATTGTATCTGGTGGCCGCGGTATGGGCAGTGGCGAGAACTTCGCTATTTTAGAAGCATTGGCTGATAAACTTACTGCTGCAGTAGGTGCATCCCGCGCCGCTGTTGATGCTGGCTATGTACCTAATGATTTACAAGTGGGTCAAACAGGTAAGATTGTTGCACCAGACTTATATATCGCTGTCGGTATCTCTGGCGCTATTCAGCATCTTGCAGGTATGAAAGACTCTAAAGTGATTGTTGCGATTAACAAAGATCCTGAAGCGCCAATATTCCAAGTTGCTGATTACGGTCTCGAAGCTGATTTATTCGATGCGATTCCAGAGTTAACTAACTTATTATAAGTCAGTCATCATTACTGCACTGCTTACAATGTAAATTGATGTTGTAAGTAAGATTGCAAATCGATATCAAAAAAGGTTTTTACTGCAAAGTAAAAACCTTTTTTATGTGAAAAATTTTATTTAGCGAATGACTTATTGTTATTTTTATCTGTGCTAAGACTTTAGTTACTATGCTTACTTACTATGAATACTTTTGCATTACTATTTAATTATAACGATATAACTTATTCATTATGGCTATATCTTTATAATATGCGCCATTGAAATACTGCAGTTAAATATATGTAAGTCATCATTTTAACTTGTCACTAGAATAAAATGTGTGGAGTATTCACTCTATTGCCGCTAGATGCTTAATCATTTATTTCCTTGATTTAGTATGTAGCTATATAATCTACGCCATTAAAATTCACTTTTATTGAATAAATTAAATGTTAACAATCGAGCATATTTTGCTTCTTTAATTATCAAGTTGACTCTGCTTTAATAATGAACTGATGCTAACAAATCGTTACACACCTGATAATCCTGTGTGTTCAGTTTTGGTTGTGATGTTATTTATCACAAGATAAGCTAGTTTTATCTGGCAATGATCCTTCCGCTTATGTTTGTATGTTGTGGTGTTAATACACAGATGACTTTCTGTTGTTAGCATAAGTAGAGGTGCATTAAGTAAAAGTATGGTTGAGTTGGGTGATTCCGATAGCTTTACCTGAAAGGATTTAGTGCCGAAGTGAATGTGTTCTATCAAAACCATTTGCTGGGGCAGCTACCGAAAGGGGCTGCACTGTCATAGTAATTTTTGTCCGTTTGGATAAAAGAATAGATATCGATGATGATATCGATATTACTGTGGAGTGCTACTGAGAAGATTTTTGTTTACGCTATCTGTGTAAACTTGCCTTATCAGTTATCCTCCATTCGTACTCAACGAAGAAATTATAAAAATGATGATAACAAGTTATGCCGATTCGGCACTTTCTCTATTGCCGCCAGTCGTGGCAATTATATTGGCGATTTTAACTCGCCGAGTTTTACTTTCATTAGGCCTAGGTATTATTGCCGGGGTATTCCTGCTAGCTGACTTCTCTGTTAGTGCTGCTGCATCTAACCTAGTGTCAACTGTGACTAGCCTAGTGTGGGATGATGGCGCGCTTAACGCCTGGAATTTGCAGATTATTGGTTTCCTGGTTGTGTTAGGGATGATAACCGCTTTAATCACCGTCAGTGGCTCTGCACGCGCATTTGCCGATTGGGCGCATCAACGCATTCGTAATAAGCGTGACGCGAAACTCATGACCATGTTTTTAGGTGTAGTTGTTTTCATTGATGACTACTTTAACAGTATTGTGGTTGGTTCAATTGCCCGACCAATTACTGATCGCTACCATATTTCGCGCGCAAAACTGGCTTATCTTCTTGATTCAACTGCTGCACCTATTTGTGTTATCTCACCAGTATCAAGCTGGGGCGCATACATTATTGCGCTAATCGGCGGTATTTTAACGGCTCACGGCTTTGCTGATACTGGTCATTTAAGCGTTTTCTTACAAATGATCCCAATGAATTTCTATGCCATTTTCGCATTGTTATTATTGTTGTGTGTAGCCTTGTTCGGTTTAGACATTGGCCCTATGCGTCAACATGAACAAAATGCACAAAAAGGTGAGTTATTCGACGAATCGAAAGGTTTACCACCAGGTGCTACAGCTGATTTACCTGAAGCTGACACCGGTAAAATCATTGGCTTATTTCTACCCATTTTCGTATTAGTGGCTGCAACATTCTATTTCATGGTGGCATCAGGTGCAGATGCGCTTACTGCGAATTCATTGCCATTTAGTCTGCTAGGTGCTTTTGAAAACACTGAAGTGAGTGAGTCATTATTTTATGGTTCATTAGTGGGCCTAGTTGTGACCTTAGCACTTGCTGCGCAGCAAAAAATTGGCATGTCGATGGTGCTTACTGGCATCAAAGTCGGCGCTAAGTCAATGTTACCGGCAATCTACATTCTTGTTTTTGCTTGGACAATCTCCTCGGTGATTGGCAATCTTGAAACGGGTAAGTACATGGCAAGCCTAGCGACGGGTAATATTCCGTTTGCGATGCTACCAGCGGTGTTATTCCTATTAGCAGGTTTAACAGCATTCTCTACCGGCACTAGCTGGGGTACGTTTGGTATTATGTTGCCAATCGCTGCTGATATGGCGATGGGCAGTGACAGCACCATGATGCTACCTATGCTTGCAGCAGTATTGTCTGGCGCAGTATTTGGGGATCATTGTTCACCGATTTCAGATACCACTATCTTGAGCTCTACAGGTGCAAGTTGTCATCATATTGACCACGTTGTTACCCAATTACCATATGCGTTAATTGTGGCAGTGATAAGCTTAATTGGTTATCTGGTATTAGGATTTACTGCTTCTGTTGCAATGGGCTTAATCACTTGTAGTGCGCTATTTATTCTGACGGTTATCGGACTTAAAGTGATAACGAAATAGTGATATCTAATTAGCTTCAACGAAGCTGTTAAGTGTTAAGTAACAAAAATGCCGCTTAATTGAGCGGCATTTTTTTGTTTGTTATTGAGGGTGCTTTTAGCTAAAGCGCCTCAATTTATTTACACTAGTTTAGACCACGACGTTCAAGTAATGCATCAGTGGTCGGCTCTTGACCTCTGAAGGCTTTATAAGCCTCCATTGGTGGTACTGAGTTACCCACTTCACGAATGGTCTTACGATACTTCATGCCAATTTCACGATTTAGTCCACCTTGGGTTTGAACGTAAGCAAAAGCATCTGCTGCAAGGATTTCACTCCACATGTAAGCGTAGTAACTTGCAGAGTAGCCACCCGGGAAGGCGTGAGCAAAGTAGCTTGAACGGTAACGAGGTGGTACCGCTTTAATATCAACGCCGTGTTTTTTCAGGGCACTAGCTTCAAAGCTGGCCACATCTTGTAATGGCGCATCAGCAGTAAGTGAATGCCACTCTAAATCAACTAAAGCCGCCGCCATATACTCTAAGGTATCAAAACCTTGATTGAAGCTGCGAGACTCCAGTAACTTTCCTAGTAGCGCCTCAGGAATAACTTCACCCGTTTCATAGTGCTTGGCGTAGTTAGCCAGTACTTTAGGGTGCGCAGCCCAGTCTTCTTCAAATGTCGATGGAAACTCAACAAAGTCGCGTGATACTGAAGTGCCTGCAAGTGATGGGTAGGTGACTTTTGAGAACATGCCGTGAGTGCCATGACCCATTTCATGGAACATGGTAGTCACTTCGCTGTAGCTGACAAATGTTGGCTGACCTTCAGGGGCTTTTTTAATGTTCATTACATTAACCACTACAGGCTTGTTGTTTAATAACTCAGACTGACCCACAAACGAGCTCATCCAAGCTCCGCCACGTTTACCTTCACGAGAAAAGTAGTCAGCATAAAAGATGGCCATACTACTGCCATCTTCATCAAACATTTCATAGGCTTTTACATCGGGGTGGTAAACCGGTAAATCTGGACGCGGTGTTAGTGTCACTCCGTATAGTTCTTTCAGGGTGAAAAATACGCCATCTTCAAGCACGCGATCAAATTCAAAGTATGGCTTAATTGAAGCCGCATCTAAGTCATACTTTTCTTTACGAACAAGCTCAGCATAATAAGCCCAATCCCATGCTTCAAGGCTAAAGTCGCCGCCCATTTTGGTGATCATTGCTTGAATGTCAGCGGCTTCTTTTTGGGTGTTTTCAACCACAGCAGGTACCATTGAGCCAAACATGTCGTAAACCGCTGACGGTGTTTTGGCCATTTGTGGTGCTAAGCGATAATCCGCCCAGCTTTTAAACCCAAGTAAATGAGCTTTTTCGGCACGTAATTGTGCTAAACGAGCCACTAACGAAGCGGTTTCATTGTCACCCGTTAAGCCGCGATTAGCAGATGCTTGCCAGACTCGTTCACGCAGTTGGCGATTGTCTAGTTGGGCTAATACTGGCTGGCGAGTGGTATTGGTAATGCTAAGTAAATATTTGCCTTCATGGCCAGCAGCACTGGCATCAATGGCTGCTGATTTAATTGCTGTTGCAGATAAACCCGCAAGCTCTGACTTATGATCAACAACCACGGCGATTTCTTTACTTAAGCGCATTAGACGTTGAGAAAACTCGTTGGTTAATGTTGATTGCTCTTCATTAAGTACACGAATTTGCTGTTTTTGCGCTTCGGTTAGCTTAGCGCCTGCCAGTACAAAACGTTGATGATAAACTTCAATTAAGCGTTTGGCTTCAGGGGTAATATCCAAGCTGTCACGACTTGCATAAATGGTTTCAATTCGGCTAAAAAGCTGAGCATTCAAATTAATGTTGTCAGAATGGGCGGCCATTTTAGGCGCCATAATACCTTGAACTTTACGTAATTCAGGGTTACTTGTTGAGCCGGTTAAATTGTAAAAAACCTTCGAAGTACGACCTAATAGCTCGCCGCTTTTTTCCATGGCAACAATGGTATTTTCAAAGGTGGCTGGTTCTGGGTTGGCAGCAATAACCAGAATTTGCTGATAATGCTCCGCCATGCCTTGTTCAAGCGCAGGTAAGAAATGCTCATTTTTTATGTTAGCAAAGTTAGGCGTTTGATATTGTAAGCTGCTTGGAGCAAAAAAAGGGTTATCTGCTTGTATCATTGTGACGTTTTCAGCTTGGGTTGTATTAGTATCTGAGATAGTGCATCCACCTACAACGATTGTGGCAGCAATAGCTGCAGCAACAAGTGTTTTATGCATTGTTTTCGACTTCCTATTATAGTTTTTTGTCCAAACAATCTATCAATTGTTTCTTAATCGTATCTGAAGTAATGCAAGATCTGTGAAGCTTGTAGTCGTTTATAACTTTAATCGCTCAATAACTGTGACTTGTTAACTGGAATTAACAAGTCATTACTGCTGCGGGGGGTGTTAATCGCTTAAAGCTGCAGTAGCTTGGTGGCGATTTATTGTGATATTGCCATGAGTTTATCGATTCTAGCGCTTATTTCGCTGCTGAATAAATGATAAACTGCCACGGAAAATAATCATAAGGACGCACCGTTTTGGCACAACTCTACTTCTACTATTCTGCTATGAATGCAGGTAAATCAACTTCGCTACTGCAATCATCGTATAACTACCGCGAGCGCGGCATGAATACCTTAGTAATGACGGCGTCAATTGATAATCGTTATGGTGTCGGAAAAGTGTCTTCACGAATTGGTATAGAAACTGAAGCACAAGTGTTTAGTGACGGTGATAACTTAGCTGAATATATTGAAAACGAACTTAATAAGCAGAAGTTACACTGTATTTTAATTGATGAGTCGCAGTTTTTAAGCAAAGAGCAAGTTAAGCAATTAACCCATGTGGTGGATAATTTAGATATCCCAGTATTGTGTTACGGTTTGAAAACCGACTTCCAAGGGGAGTTGTTTAACGGTAGCCAGTATCTATTAGCTTGGGCTGATAAGCTGGTGGAACTGAAAACCATTTGTCATTGTGGCCGTAAAGCCAACATGGTTGTTAGATTGGATCATAATGGTAAACCCATGCGCGAAGGCGAGCAAGTTGCTATTGGCGGTAACGAAAGCTACGAGTCAGTTTGTCGTAAGCATTTTAGAGAATTTCTTTGGGACTAATTCGTTGCTGTTAACGAGTGACTCTTAAATAAAAACAGCGCCTATATTGATTTATAGGCGCTGTTTTTGTTTGAACTTGTTTTTGACAGTTACTTACAAAGCACCGTTAAAAATCTGCTTCATCAAAATTAGCAATATGCTTGCTACTTGCTTCAATTTGTTTTCTTAAACTACGAGTTTGGGTTCCCCAGTAGCTCATGTAAAACTGAGCCGTTTTAAGTTTGCCTTTATAGAACTCAGTTTCTTCAGTGCCAGCATCCAATGCGGCTAACGAGGTTACTGCAATACGGGTCCACATCCACGCCAGCGTGGTGATGCCAAATAGCTGCATGTAGGCCATAGAAGCTGCGCCAATAATATCTGGGTTAGTCGTGGCAGATTTGACAATAAAGCCAGTGGCTTTTTCTAAGTCGCCAGCGGCATCCATTAAGCCTGCAATATAAGGCTGCATGTTTGAATTGGCGCTGTTTTCTTGGATGAGTTGTTTAACCATCCCTGACCACAATGTCAGTGCAGCGCCTTTATCCGAGAGTAATTTACGGCCAACCAAATCTAACGCTTGCACGCCATTAGTGCCTTCATAAAGCATCGCAATACGAATATCGCGGACAAATTGCTCCATGCCCCATTCATTGATATAACCGTGACCGCCGTAAACCTGCTGTGCATCAACACAGGCTTTAAAGCCTTGGTCGGTGACAAAGCCTTTCACAATCGGGGTAAATAATGCGGCCAGCATTGAAGCTTGTTTAGCTTGTGCTGGATCGTTATGACGCTCTGCGGCATCAAGCCATAATGCTTGTTGACCCATTAGTGCACGGGTACCTTCATTGAAGGATTTTTGCGACAACAGCATTCTGCGCACATCACCATGGACAATAATCGAGTCAGCGGCTTGCTCAGGTTGCTTAACACCAGAAAGTGCCCGACCTTGAATACGGTCTTTGGCATAGACAAGTGCGTTTTGATAAGCGATATCAGAGACACCTAAGCCTTGAATACCGACACCTAAGCGCGCTTGATTCATCATAGTGAACATGGCTTTAAGACCTTGGTGGGGCGCACCGACTAATTCGCCAATAGCATTGTCAAACAACATCACACAAGTTGAGTTACCGTGAATCCCCATTTTATGCTCAAGACCTGTGGCGCTTAAACTATTCGCCTGACCTAAACTGCCATCATCATTTACCATGAATTTAGGTACTGCAAATAAAGAGATGCCTTTTACGCCATCGGGAGCATCAGGTAACTTTGCTAATACAAGGTGGATAATATTTTCAGCAAGATCGTGGTCGCCTGATGAGATAAATATTTTCTCGCCGCTAATGGCAAACTGGCCATCTTCGGTAGGAATCGCTTTGGTGCGCAGTAGGGCTAAATCAGTACCTGCATGAGATTCTGTTAAATTCATGGTGCCAGTCCATTCACCACTGACGAGTTTTTCGAGGTATTTTTGTTTCAGTGCATCACTGCCATGAACGTGAATAGCGGAGTAAGCGCCATGAGTCAGGCCTGGATACATGGCAAAGGCCATGTTGGTAGCGGTTTTCATTTCAGTGGCAAAAGTGCCAATGACTTCAGGTAAGCCTTGGCCACCATATTCAGGATCACAGGTCAGCGTTGCCCAGCCATCATCGACGTATTTTTGATATGCCTCTTTAAAGCCCTTTGGGGTAATGACATTACCATCAACAAGTTTACAGCCTTCTAGATCACCTGTGGCATTCAGTGGCAGCATAATATCAGTCGTGAAATCAGCAACACCTTGTAAAATTGCATCGGTGAGTTCGGGATCAATTTCATCAAAACCTTGTAAATCAGTTTGCTGATAAATATTGAGTAACTCAGATAAAATGA is a window of Shewanella donghaensis DNA encoding:
- a CDS encoding thymidine kinase; the protein is MAQLYFYYSAMNAGKSTSLLQSSYNYRERGMNTLVMTASIDNRYGVGKVSSRIGIETEAQVFSDGDNLAEYIENELNKQKLHCILIDESQFLSKEQVKQLTHVVDNLDIPVLCYGLKTDFQGELFNGSQYLLAWADKLVELKTICHCGRKANMVVRLDHNGKPMREGEQVAIGGNESYESVCRKHFREFLWD
- a CDS encoding electron transfer flavoprotein subunit alpha/FixB family protein; amino-acid sequence: MTILVLAEHDNASLKLDTAKAVSAAVAIGGDVHVLVAGSDCAAAVTAAQAITGVSKVLVADNAVYKEQLAESLSQLVVNLAGNYEHIISAASSVGKDTLPRVAALLDVAQISEVIEVVSADTFVRPIYAGSALATVQSLDAKKVLTVRTSAFDAASNDGSAEAVNVDFVATTSTEFVSQTLTVSERPELGSAGVIVSGGRGMGSGENFAILEALADKLTAAVGASRAAVDAGYVPNDLQVGQTGKIVAPDLYIAVGISGAIQHLAGMKDSKVIVAINKDPEAPIFQVADYGLEADLFDAIPELTNLL
- a CDS encoding M3 family metallopeptidase gives rise to the protein MHKTLVAAAIAATIVVGGCTISDTNTTQAENVTMIQADNPFFAPSSLQYQTPNFANIKNEHFLPALEQGMAEHYQQILVIAANPEPATFENTIVAMEKSGELLGRTSKVFYNLTGSTSNPELRKVQGIMAPKMAAHSDNINLNAQLFSRIETIYASRDSLDITPEAKRLIEVYHQRFVLAGAKLTEAQKQQIRVLNEEQSTLTNEFSQRLMRLSKEIAVVVDHKSELAGLSATAIKSAAIDASAAGHEGKYLLSITNTTRQPVLAQLDNRQLRERVWQASANRGLTGDNETASLVARLAQLRAEKAHLLGFKSWADYRLAPQMAKTPSAVYDMFGSMVPAVVENTQKEAADIQAMITKMGGDFSLEAWDWAYYAELVRKEKYDLDAASIKPYFEFDRVLEDGVFFTLKELYGVTLTPRPDLPVYHPDVKAYEMFDEDGSSMAIFYADYFSREGKRGGAWMSSFVGQSELLNNKPVVVNVMNIKKAPEGQPTFVSYSEVTTMFHEMGHGTHGMFSKVTYPSLAGTSVSRDFVEFPSTFEEDWAAHPKVLANYAKHYETGEVIPEALLGKLLESRSFNQGFDTLEYMAAALVDLEWHSLTADAPLQDVASFEASALKKHGVDIKAVPPRYRSSYFAHAFPGGYSASYYAYMWSEILAADAFAYVQTQGGLNREIGMKYRKTIREVGNSVPPMEAYKAFRGQEPTTDALLERRGLN
- a CDS encoding Na+/H+ antiporter NhaC family protein, which gives rise to MMITSYADSALSLLPPVVAIILAILTRRVLLSLGLGIIAGVFLLADFSVSAAASNLVSTVTSLVWDDGALNAWNLQIIGFLVVLGMITALITVSGSARAFADWAHQRIRNKRDAKLMTMFLGVVVFIDDYFNSIVVGSIARPITDRYHISRAKLAYLLDSTAAPICVISPVSSWGAYIIALIGGILTAHGFADTGHLSVFLQMIPMNFYAIFALLLLLCVALFGLDIGPMRQHEQNAQKGELFDESKGLPPGATADLPEADTGKIIGLFLPIFVLVAATFYFMVASGADALTANSLPFSLLGAFENTEVSESLFYGSLVGLVVTLALAAQQKIGMSMVLTGIKVGAKSMLPAIYILVFAWTISSVIGNLETGKYMASLATGNIPFAMLPAVLFLLAGLTAFSTGTSWGTFGIMLPIAADMAMGSDSTMMLPMLAAVLSGAVFGDHCSPISDTTILSSTGASCHHIDHVVTQLPYALIVAVISLIGYLVLGFTASVAMGLITCSALFILTVIGLKVITK
- a CDS encoding electron transfer flavoprotein subunit beta/FixA family protein — protein: MKVLVPVKRVVDANVKVRVKADNTDVDTTNLKMALNPFCEIAVEEAVRLKEAGSVTEIVVVSIGAKPVQEQLRTSLALGADRAIHVQTDEELVPLSIAKILKAVQEKEQADLVIFGKQSIDGDNNQTGQMLAALTNMPQATFASELTLTADSAEVIREVDGGLQTLKMPLPAVVTADLRLNEPRYASLPNIMKAKRKPLETLSIDDLGVSLKAHQTIIKVTPPAERKAGIMVSSVAELVEKLKTEAKVI
- a CDS encoding acyl-CoA dehydrogenase C-terminal domain-containing protein — protein: MPIYQAPLRDYQFILSELLNIYQQTDLQGFDEIDPELTDAILQGVADFTTDIMLPLNATGDLEGCKLVDGNVITPKGFKEAYQKYVDDGWATLTCDPEYGGQGLPEVIGTFATEMKTATNMAFAMYPGLTHGAYSAIHVHGSDALKQKYLEKLVSGEWTGTMNLTESHAGTDLALLRTKAIPTEDGQFAISGEKIFISSGDHDLAENIIHLVLAKLPDAPDGVKGISLFAVPKFMVNDDGSLGQANSLSATGLEHKMGIHGNSTCVMLFDNAIGELVGAPHQGLKAMFTMMNQARLGVGIQGLGVSDIAYQNALVYAKDRIQGRALSGVKQPEQAADSIIVHGDVRRMLLSQKSFNEGTRALMGQQALWLDAAERHNDPAQAKQASMLAALFTPIVKGFVTDQGFKACVDAQQVYGGHGYINEWGMEQFVRDIRIAMLYEGTNGVQALDLVGRKLLSDKGAALTLWSGMVKQLIQENSANSNMQPYIAGLMDAAGDLEKATGFIVKSATTNPDIIGAASMAYMQLFGITTLAWMWTRIAVTSLAALDAGTEETEFYKGKLKTAQFYMSYWGTQTRSLRKQIEASSKHIANFDEADF